The Coffea arabica cultivar ET-39 chromosome 9c, Coffea Arabica ET-39 HiFi, whole genome shotgun sequence nucleotide sequence ATCCTTTCCAGGCGTTCTTGAAGAATTTGTATTATAGATTTAAAGTAATGCCattcattatttccaataatCTTTTCAATTCGTTGAATTTTTTATAACTTATTTCCAAACGCTATAGCTGCTATTGGTGAAAGCATTGAATGCAACTTGCACAACAAAATTTGAAACCAATCCTCGGACAATCGAATTATGGTACAGCTAGATtgaattttgtcaaaaaaaaaaaattgaattttgtttgataCAATTTCGTTGGAAAGGCCATAAATTTTCATGATGTGTACAGTAAAAATACAAGAATATGCTCTTTTGATTCTTTGAACCGGACCCcacttctctcttttttttaatgCGCATGTTGTCGGTAATGCATCTACAACAATCGGTCATGACCCAAGGTAAAACACTTACTTTCACCAATCATTACAAGTATCGATTGTTGAGGTGTCACTCCCACGTTGAACAATGATGAATACAACACGTCTAGTATGTCTATCAATACTAGATTTCAGAGGGATCCCACAAAGATTTCTCCCGATTGAGTTTTGAATATTTAATTCATGTCCATGATGTGATAGATTATTGTGCGTTCGATCTATAGGTGGGTCCGTACATCGAAGCTACCCAAGTTTTTGTCCATTTGGAATGATTGGTGTCAAGCATTTAATACCATATCCCACTTCAAAAGCTGGTGAATCAAAAGTACATCTAAGCCCCTCATTAGTTTGACTATTGTATAATAAATAATCCTAACAGAGTTTTACAGTTGCTGATTATATAAACTCTATAATCCTAAAACATGTCATCAATGATAACTATAAACAAGTTTCACCAAATGATGAAATCATTTCTCTTTAAAGTTACGCTATTCAAATTTGAGGAAAGAATTTTCAATATAATTTTGCAATTGCAATAGCACTATGAATCATTTTGCAATCCATGAttaatagaaaaaaataaagaaaaaagttgCTAAAATTAATAAAGGTTCATAAAAATGACATAAAGGAGAacaacaaattattcaaaaggcTAAAAATATAAACTCAAATgacaatagaaaaaaaaaaaaaaaaggcactcATGCATGTCACCCATATCCAATAGAAAGTGGAATGCTTTGTTGCTTGTGCATTGGTGTTGGTTAGAAAAATCAACTTTTAAATATTAACTATTAAATTCTTTTCATCTCAATTACATTTATTCCTTCAAAaccaatgattttttttaaaaaaaaattttgagaaaaaataaaagaagaaatttcaAAGCATCATATTCATGCGCAAAGCTGGTGCTCCATTATTAGTTTACTGATTTTCTGAAAGGGATGCCGATTGATGATGAAGAATCATAGCAGCCGAAAGTCAATAAAGGTTGGCGAACGCCTCTAGAATGACTATGAGATTCGTCATGCCTTGCCAAGGCAACCACTGTGATGAAATTTCAAGGTTTTTATCTATGAATAAATCCCAGTTCAAATAGACTTTTATAGTTTAGACTGGGTCATAATGAAAATGATGGTCAGTCTCCTAACGAGGAATGAGTTTAGACGAGTAATTGACACTTTCACCTCATCGCCAACTTATATAAATCTCAATGCGCCAACATAATGCACAAAACCCGCAATATTCCTACAACCCTCTGAatcatttcaaactttatttCAGATTCTAGCTATTTAGCAGTTAACAGATGAACCTACGACTGCACAATTTGGTATGGCTGATATAAGGTTAATCTATGCGCTGTTCTTGTTTCTTTACCTCATTGTTCCATCATCCGGGGCGGAAACATTTCCAATAGCGAAGCCAGGATGCAAGGATACCTGTGGAAGTGTGAAGATTCCATACCCATTTGGAATTGGTCCAGATTGTGCTCTCAATGAAGCATATAGCATACGTTGCTCTGGTGATTCCATCAATGGTTTAAGGCCATATCTGGGGCTTCAACCTGGACAAAGCGCCCAAAGAATCGTGGAGGTGCTGGAAGTCTCCCTGAGAGACCAAACTATAACCATCAATTACCCACTTTCTCCAATCTGCTCAGTCAACAGGACAACCCTTGATGCGTCCGTATTTGAGAGTTCCCTTGCTCAAACTCCTTTCTTTGTTTCCAGAGAACACAATAAACTTATGTTTCTTGGATGCGGTAATGCCCTCTTACATTTGATAGATGGCAGTCAGCAGATCTTGTCTGGTTGCACCTCAATGTGTAACAGCACCTCGACAATTAACGGTTGCTATGGCATCAATTGTTGTCAGGCAAGCATTCCATACTACCTCAGCCAATATAGTTTGCAGTTAACAGCCTCGGAGAACTTCACATCTAGTACCTGTGCTTATGCCTTCTTGGTTGACCAAAACTGGGAGTTGGAGAATTATACTTCAAAAGTACGTCTAATAAATGCTCCTGTTGTGTGGTCCTGGCCCCTGAATCATTCTCAAATTCAAACCATCTCAGGTTGCAGTGCCCAAAATAGCTCCCTTCAGTTAAAATCCAGCAGTATTGCCACTTATCAGTGTGAATGCAGTGCCTTAGGAGATGATACTTGGTTTTATCAAATCAATCCGTACTTAGATGGCGCCTGTAAACACGGTGAGTATTTAAGAGAAaggatttattattattattcctcCCCCTAAAAGATTGTCCTTTTTTGAATATTATCTAAAACTTGTGTCTTCTGAATCTTTGTTTCTTTGTCAAAGCCAATGACGAAATCAGGCGCAAGAGGAACAGGACCGCGATTATTACTGGTAAGCCATCCATCCCTTTTGTAATTTCTATTCATAGTACTCGAAAAGTAGTCAGAAAATCGTCCTCCTTTGAATTACTGTTTAATCGTGTCTTTTGTAGTGATGGTGTTGCACATGATGATAAGGTGTCTGTTATGTGTGTATAGACTCTGTTaagaaattggcttaatttcttttaagcgggtttcttgttttgtgtggaagtaactaattttctaattgattttagtagaattagaagttatttcctattctgtaCAAGTCTAGGAACTAGAATTAGTTTCCTATTGTTATTTgggttttggccaaataatgttATCTATAAATAGATGGGTTGTCATGCTACACAAGAGACACAAAAGGGCACGCAAGAGGCGAGGGTTCTTGGGAGATAAGAGACGGTATGCAAGAGTTGGCATtgggttcaagttgtattcttgtataggttTTCCTATCATAATAAACAACGGGTTTTTTTCCATGGACGTAGGCTTAATGGTAGagtcgaaccacgttaaatattgtgtgtcgtcTATCTTTCATGCATGTGGCTTGtttgtcattaaattgttgtgtactTGATATTTCAATAGTTGTGCATCTGCGCTTGAATTCTAGCAGACTCTGATATTTAGTGTTAACTAATCGAGAATTTACACAGGTAGTACCGTGGGAGCTGGCATGTTGATTCTTTTGATCACTACATTGTGTTTGTACAAAGTAGTGAAGAAGATACACGAAAATAAGCGCAAAGagaaatttttcagaaaaatgTTAAAACAGCAGTTACCTGCTGAGGATATTGAAAATGCAAAGCTTTACACTGCTAAGGAATTAAGCAACGCCACTGACAATTTCAATGAAAATCGAATACTTGGTCAAGGTGGTCAAGGTACAGTATATAAAGGGATGTTAAATGATGGAAAGATAGTGGCAATCAAAAGGGCGAAAAATGTGAATGACATGCGCTTTGAGGAATTCGTGAATGAGTTGGTCCTTTTGTCGCAAGTCAATCACAGGAATGTAGTAAAACTCCTAGGCTGTTGTTTGCAAACAGAAGTTCCCCTACTGGTTTACGAATTCATCCCCAATGGAACCCTTCATAGCCTCATTCATAATCAGAATGAAGTTGAATTCCCCTTCACTTGGAACTTGAGACTAAGAATAGCCACGGAGATAGCAGGGGCATTGGCGTATCTGCACTCACAAATCTCAGTTCCCATCTTGCATAGAGATGTCAAATCCAGCAATGTACTTTTGGATGAAAAGTACATAGCCAAAGTATCGGATTTTGGAACTTCCAGGTCTATTGAAGTTGATAAAACTCACTTAACTACAGGTGTTAAGGGGACTTTTGGCTATTTGGATCCAGAGTACTTTCAGACGAGTCAGTACACGGAGAAAAGTGATGTTTACAGTTTTGGAGTTGTTCTCGTCGAGCTACTAACAAGACAAAAGCCAATATCCTCCGCACAAACAGCAGAAGCTCATGATGGTGTGAGTTTGGTGGACAGATTCATAAAATCCATGAACCAGAATTCTCTGCAAATGATTCTTGATCCTCAAATTTTAGATGAAAGAAATGAGAATGAGGTTGTTCTTGTTGCTAAACTTGCACGACGATGCCTAAACTCAACCGGGAAAACAAGGCCAACCATGAAGGAAATACTCACGGAGTTGGAAAGCACTAAATTGTCCAAAGGGGATTCAACTGTTGATGCAGATTGTCAAGGTCCAAGTAGTATTGAAAAGCTGCCTGCTGGCATTCTTGGGGATCCTGATACATACACCTGGACAAGTGGAAGTGATCCTGTTGAGTCATCCTCAGATGCCTACCCTTTTCTGAGTAATCTAGTCTAATTAATTGAAGGATTCTTCAGCACTAGTGCTTGAGATGTCCCATATTTTTGTGCTGCCACCTATCTATTGATTCACTCATTCATATATTTGTGTTTGAATCATGTAACGGTGTGACAAACCTCTACTCTTCATTGGTTAGTATGCAAGTAGATAAAAATGTAGTATCAATTTCCCTCTCTTAATTAACACATTGACACCAACGATGTTAACTTGTGATTATCTGAAATATGATCTGAAATAAAATTGTCGTAGAACTTTTTACGATGTAacgtatgtgaaataaaaaagataattgaaaaaataaaaatgtgtttatgattcaagcaaataattttttaacaaacaaAAACGCTTCAAACACAATATTGTCATCCAAAGCGTCTATATATTTTGTTGTGTGTTTCTATCCCGATTTGTTTATCAATCTGATCTTCGTCAAAGATTTGTTTTGTATCAAAATACTAGCATTTAACCAAATTTAAGTGTATTCTTGTAAGCATACAGATAATTTGTAAATAACCCTTTATAAACCAATTTGTGGAAGAAAACCTTCTTTGTCTATATACTTGGTTGACATGTCAAAGTTTCTAGCCTgaccatccaaaaaaaaaaaggacaaaagcCCCTAAATATCCCATTAGCTTGATCCCTAACGACAACTTTTTGcaacttttctttttaaaaaacaatAGTAATACTTTTTGCAACTTTCAGTAATACTTCTACTCTTAATAAGAGTTTTCTCTCCTCCTAACACTCCCTTTTGGGAGTACTTcttattcttatttttgttattttcttgttaGATTTGAGAACTTTTAATTGTAATTCctcaaacatttttttttttggtcaaatctaAACTTTCTCCCGAACTTGATACAATTGTTTAGTAAATTAAATTGTTGAAGACAAGTATAAATTGACTATTATTGGATTGCAGCGATCCAACTGAATTTGAAAGATATTTCGGAGATTTCGATTCAAGGTGTtatatttttgattttttttttttacctaatattgcatattttcatttttatactcttttgtataaaataaaaagacCTTGTTGGACATGTCAATTACTAACTTTTCTTCATGTGCAAGCAATATCATTTTCCAAAAGTGCTACACAAAGGTCAAAAAAAGAAGTAATTTTGGACTTCCACATGTGCTACCACCATTGGGCCCGTTATTTTTGTCTTTGTGCAAAGCAGCAGTCAAAAagaggttcttttttttttttttttttttttttcttttttccctttcttacAACACAAGAATTGTCTGGCCGTCAAATATCTGCTAAGAAAATGGGCAAGGCCAGGCCACGTAACTCAACTGACGAATTCAATatataaaaatgtaatagtAGTTGGTGAAGGTGGTCAAGATACATACTTATTAAAGGGTTGCTGATTGATTATGGCACATTGATAGCAACCAAAAGGTCAATGAAAGTTGACGAAAGACACTTGGACCAATTcatcaagaagaagaagaaagatcgTCATTCTTTCCCAAGAAATTAACCACTACCtatgataaaaataaaacttctaggttgtttttttttttttttaactttttgctTATAAGAATAAATCCCAATTCTATcactatgttttcagaaccggaccggatagtgactcggccgaggtcaggggtcaggggtcaatgggttcgaccgggggtcgatagggggtcgaaccggatgacgtcataaataaaaattatttaaaaattaaaatattatatatataatatctaataatatattgatattaataaaggtatatttatatatatttgatgtttcaaatatatttaataagaaaatacaaagaaattagaacaatcaagtagcaatttatattatttaataaatattaacaagtttagaattaaaattatgaatttaattgaaaaataacatcaaattttaggacaatatttataaagtatcaaatatttgaggtatatcaataagttttaacaatttagggggtcaaaacataatattaaaaagtttgaatttttttaaaaaaaaattactgttgaaccggaaaaatCGATTTTTTTTCCATCAAACCCGATTTTTGACCGGATTTTAAATTTTCGGTTTTTTAATATGACTCGGACCGGTTAtctggccggttcccggttcgaccggccggtccgatCCGAGTTTTAAAACAGAGATTCTATCCACCCTACACTTGTTCATAATGAGAATGATGATACGATTTCCCCGAACGAAGAACGATATTTGGACAAGTGAACCTCGTAAGAGGTTCTTGTAGCTTTCTTTTCCAACCAGAATATCTTATCTTATTGTGACACCTTCAACTCATCCCCGATTCTTTTACTGATTCTATAAGCTTGTACGACTGATTCATCAATTCAAATTACTGGCGTGAAGGTTAGATATTAATTTATCTTACCAACTTTTGAATCTAATGcagactatatatatatatatataatccgCAGACTCCAAGACATTCCTgacatttcaaactttttctctGCAACTAAGAAATAAGCCTATGACTGCACAATTTGGTACGGGTGATATGAGGTTAATCTCTgtgttgtttttgtttctttgccACATTGTTCTGTCATCTGGGGCGACAAGATTTCCAATGGCGAAGCCAGGATGCAGTGATACCTGTGGGGCTGTGAGAATTCCCTACCCTTTTGGAATTGGTCCTGGTTGTGCTCTCAATCAAGCTTACACCATCAATTGTACCGATGGAGTTGACAGTTCCATGGATGGTCCAAGGCCATATCTGACCATTCGACCGCAACGAGGGTCCTTACAATTCAGGCAGGTGCTGGAAGTGTCCCTGAGGGGCCAAACTGTAACCATAAATACTACAACACCTGAAGTTTGCTGGGATCAAGGGCAAGCCAATCTGCCTTCGCTCGATCCTGTCCTTAATGGAACCCCTTTCTTATACTCTCCAGAACACGACAAGCTGATGCTTGTTGGCTGTGGTAATGTTCTCCTCACTTTGGGTTTTGACAGTCCGGAGATTTTGTCTGGTTGCACCTCAATGTGTAGTAGCAGAAAGACACCCGGTTGCTATGGCATCAATTGTTGTCAAGCAAGTTTCCCTTACTACCTGAGCCAATACAGTTTGAACTTAACAGCCTCGCAGAACTTAACATCTCGTACCTGTTCATATGCCTTGTTTGTAGACCAAAAGTGGAACTTAGATGATTACTTGAACCCTTTAAAAGATCCATTCTTTCCTGTTGTCTGGTCCTGGACCCTCCAAAATTATTCAGATATTGATGCCATCTCAGGCTGCAGTCCCAAAAATAGCTCCCTTCAATTAGAATCCAGGAACATTTCCAGTTACCAGTGTGAATGCAGAACCTTAGGAGGTGATACTTGGTTTTATCAGATCAACCCATACTTAGATGGCGCATGCCAAGAAGGTAACATTTTCAGAGGAtagggcatttttttttttttgtaacttaATGATTTAACCTTTTGGTTTCAACTACCATTTTCTCTAATCATAGCAGATTGTCCTTCTGGATCTTCATCTGAAACTTATTTTTTGTGCTTGCTTGTTTCTTTTTCAAAGCCATTTCCCAA carries:
- the LOC113708061 gene encoding wall-associated receptor kinase-like 1; amino-acid sequence: MADIRLIYALFLFLYLIVPSSGAETFPIAKPGCKDTCGSVKIPYPFGIGPDCALNEAYSIRCSGDSINGLRPYLGLQPGQSAQRIVEVLEVSLRDQTITINYPLSPICSVNRTTLDASVFESSLAQTPFFVSREHNKLMFLGCGNALLHLIDGSQQILSGCTSMCNSTSTINGCYGINCCQASIPYYLSQYSLQLTASENFTSSTCAYAFLVDQNWELENYTSKVRLINAPVVWSWPLNHSQIQTISGCSAQNSSLQLKSSSIATYQCECSALGDDTWFYQINPYLDGACKHANDEIRRKRNRTAIITGSTVGAGMLILLITTLCLYKVVKKIHENKRKEKFFRKMLKQQLPAEDIENAKLYTAKELSNATDNFNENRILGQGGQGTVYKGMLNDGKIVAIKRAKNVNDMRFEEFVNELVLLSQVNHRNVVKLLGCCLQTEVPLLVYEFIPNGTLHSLIHNQNEVEFPFTWNLRLRIATEIAGALAYLHSQISVPILHRDVKSSNVLLDEKYIAKVSDFGTSRSIEVDKTHLTTGVKGTFGYLDPEYFQTSQYTEKSDVYSFGVVLVELLTRQKPISSAQTAEAHDGVSLVDRFIKSMNQNSLQMILDPQILDERNENEVVLVAKLARRCLNSTGKTRPTMKEILTELESTKLSKGDSTVDADCQGPSSIEKLPAGILGDPDTYTWTSGSDPVESSSDAYPFLSNLV